The Edaphobacter sp. 12200R-103 genome contains a region encoding:
- a CDS encoding DUF3999 family protein, producing MKWILLLLLWQAGAAVPRSNTPERQFFLYQRSVVPTAAGQNCAVLDAATFEHAAPALRDLRLFAQTAQAHEIPYAITLSEPVQPNVDPARVFNRGTKSNKITFDLAMPHRPYTEVVLDLGGRDYIASATVTGTEKAGETAGTRLGEFTLFDLTSQRLSRSTTLPLQESSFPYLHVELEVSPAPGARHLQFSPSMVLGATVPPSREAQTIFAPAAETSTITQRGRQSVAHFRLPQRVPVERVNFVLAPEYRSNFSRNVSIVDYASGTPASAGETISGNIFRVHVNQAGRDIHQQRLSVPATLGSNLQSSAEVEIAVNNGDDTPLPIAAVQLQMRQRRLCFNASSTDPLTLFYGDPTLTAPEYDLARTIQLGGQTASARIGPEQRNPIYMERPDTRSITERNPELVWVALLGVICVLAVIAIRSSRHLSR from the coding sequence GTGAAGTGGATTCTTCTTCTATTGCTCTGGCAGGCAGGCGCTGCCGTTCCGAGATCGAATACACCGGAGCGGCAGTTCTTCCTGTATCAGCGTTCTGTCGTACCGACAGCCGCCGGGCAGAACTGTGCCGTGCTGGACGCTGCCACCTTCGAGCATGCCGCACCCGCGCTCAGGGATCTAAGGCTCTTTGCCCAGACGGCGCAGGCCCACGAGATTCCCTATGCCATCACATTAAGCGAGCCTGTGCAGCCGAATGTCGATCCGGCTCGTGTCTTCAACCGCGGAACAAAGAGCAACAAAATCACCTTCGACCTGGCCATGCCGCATCGGCCCTACACCGAGGTGGTGCTCGACCTGGGGGGCCGAGACTATATCGCTTCAGCGACAGTCACTGGAACGGAAAAGGCTGGAGAGACAGCAGGAACACGCCTCGGCGAGTTCACGCTCTTCGATCTCACATCGCAGCGCCTGTCGCGCAGCACCACGCTTCCGCTTCAGGAGTCGAGCTTTCCCTATCTGCATGTCGAGCTCGAGGTGTCTCCCGCGCCAGGAGCACGTCATCTTCAGTTCTCTCCTTCCATGGTCCTGGGAGCCACGGTTCCCCCCAGTCGGGAAGCCCAGACGATCTTCGCTCCGGCAGCGGAGACCAGCACCATCACGCAGCGTGGACGGCAGAGCGTAGCGCACTTCAGGCTTCCGCAGCGTGTCCCTGTAGAGCGGGTCAACTTCGTCCTTGCGCCGGAGTATCGGTCGAACTTCAGCCGCAACGTCTCCATCGTCGATTACGCCTCTGGTACGCCGGCATCCGCTGGTGAGACGATCTCGGGCAACATCTTCCGGGTTCACGTCAATCAGGCGGGACGGGACATCCATCAGCAACGGCTGAGCGTTCCCGCCACACTGGGCTCAAACCTGCAGAGCAGCGCCGAAGTCGAGATTGCTGTCAACAATGGTGACGATACACCGCTGCCCATCGCAGCGGTTCAGCTGCAGATGCGGCAGCGGCGGCTCTGTTTTAACGCGTCTTCCACCGACCCGCTTACACTCTTCTACGGTGATCCCACGCTAACGGCGCCGGAATACGATCTTGCGCGAACCATCCAATTGGGCGGTCAGACAGCCTCGGCGCGCATAGGGCCGGAGCAGCGAAATCCTATCTACATGGAGCGGCCCGACACACGATCCATCACGGAACGAAATCCGGAGCTGGTATGGGTAGCGCTTCTCGGCGTTATCTGCGTTCTTGCCGTGATTGCCATTCGCTCCTCAAGACATCTGTCACGCTAG
- a CDS encoding DUF2339 domain-containing protein, translating to MEPEDLSPRHRMHEDDEISVAAQLRSLTQRVANLERELAELRSAALPQAATQRERVAPPPPPMPSVSLSEPAQLPEDPSPPMPSASFENRLGAQVFNRIGIVALMVGVTWFLKLAVDNRWIGPVGRILVGLVAGAGVVLWSEQFRRKGFAVFSYSLKAVGTGALYLTLWAAQQLYHLLPPAGALAGMILVTAWNAYMAWAQDAELLAAYALAGALATPLLLSTGANHEVFLFTYLLAIDLATALLVRKKPWNRLLLAAFGATVVYFAFWYLRFYTEGVFAVTTVFVVLFFAVFVSDAFASPAASSSPPTRRGFLRGIAPTILLPLSNAAFVSLALYAVLEDSERHWFLPWLMLLLAAAYLVIARLPQPALLAALHLSLAVVFLTIAVPLKANGHWITAAWLAEGVGLLWVAVRTSAADGLPALLSASSSEEAAITLRWLSVGSVALGVVRVVMMRAWYDAAVPMPFFNRRLAAALGAVVALAVFSWIAWRAKNAGELWRRSRFSPIALAAIQLIAVVISLRETVVMRSRSFVYAPLANGDFLRALVGIGILSTVAWVSLRIALRDEEDLLWGQLSAISVIAINLIAVLAGMREIGSFWPATLATPEAELQRALAISAFLMAYGAILLAVGFWKRSSFVRWQALLLLVVTIGKTFLYDMRNLSQGYRVVSFLGLGILLMAVSFAYQKDWLSLREQNTQHKAQKAGSSQ from the coding sequence ATGGAGCCGGAGGATCTCTCGCCGCGGCACAGGATGCATGAGGATGACGAGATTTCCGTAGCCGCACAGCTTCGATCGCTGACGCAGCGTGTCGCAAATCTCGAGCGAGAACTCGCGGAGCTTCGCTCTGCGGCTCTTCCTCAGGCTGCGACTCAGCGCGAAAGGGTTGCCCCGCCACCGCCGCCGATGCCTTCGGTGTCCCTCTCCGAGCCAGCGCAGCTTCCAGAAGATCCCTCTCCACCTATGCCTTCGGCTTCGTTTGAAAATCGTCTCGGTGCGCAGGTCTTTAACCGGATCGGAATTGTTGCCCTGATGGTTGGGGTGACCTGGTTCCTGAAGCTCGCAGTCGATAATCGGTGGATCGGTCCTGTCGGCCGCATTCTCGTCGGACTTGTTGCAGGTGCGGGCGTTGTGCTGTGGTCAGAGCAGTTCCGGCGTAAGGGATTTGCCGTTTTTTCGTACTCCCTCAAGGCGGTCGGGACGGGCGCTCTTTATCTCACACTCTGGGCCGCGCAGCAGCTTTACCATCTTCTGCCGCCTGCGGGCGCGCTTGCGGGAATGATCCTGGTGACGGCGTGGAATGCCTACATGGCGTGGGCGCAGGATGCCGAGTTGCTGGCTGCCTACGCGCTGGCTGGTGCACTGGCGACACCGCTGCTGCTATCGACGGGAGCCAACCACGAGGTGTTCCTGTTTACCTATCTGTTGGCGATCGATCTTGCTACAGCCCTGCTTGTGCGGAAGAAGCCATGGAACCGGCTGCTGCTTGCCGCCTTTGGCGCGACCGTTGTCTACTTCGCATTCTGGTATCTGCGTTTTTACACAGAAGGCGTCTTCGCCGTAACCACGGTCTTCGTGGTGCTGTTCTTTGCCGTCTTCGTCTCCGACGCCTTCGCTTCCCCAGCCGCAAGTTCCTCGCCGCCAACTCGTCGCGGCTTCCTTCGAGGGATCGCTCCCACCATTCTGCTTCCTCTTAGCAATGCAGCTTTTGTTTCGCTGGCGCTTTATGCCGTGCTGGAGGATTCGGAGCGGCACTGGTTTCTGCCCTGGCTGATGCTCCTTCTTGCGGCCGCATACCTGGTGATAGCGCGGCTGCCGCAGCCTGCTTTGCTTGCCGCCCTTCATCTGTCGCTGGCGGTGGTCTTCCTTACCATTGCGGTTCCTTTGAAAGCCAATGGCCACTGGATTACGGCAGCGTGGCTAGCAGAGGGAGTCGGCCTGTTGTGGGTAGCTGTGCGAACCTCCGCCGCAGACGGACTACCTGCGCTTCTCTCCGCCTCCTCTTCAGAGGAGGCGGCCATAACGTTGCGTTGGCTCTCCGTTGGCTCCGTGGCGCTGGGTGTAGTTCGTGTCGTCATGATGAGGGCCTGGTATGATGCGGCCGTTCCGATGCCATTCTTCAACAGGAGATTAGCGGCGGCCCTGGGTGCAGTCGTGGCGTTAGCTGTCTTCTCATGGATTGCATGGCGGGCTAAGAATGCAGGCGAGCTATGGAGAAGATCACGCTTCTCTCCCATAGCCCTCGCAGCGATTCAGCTGATCGCGGTCGTCATCAGTCTGCGCGAAACTGTCGTCATGCGTTCCCGATCATTTGTGTATGCTCCTCTCGCGAATGGCGATTTTTTAAGGGCGCTTGTGGGAATCGGCATACTTTCAACGGTAGCCTGGGTCAGCCTGCGAATCGCTCTTCGTGACGAGGAGGACTTGCTGTGGGGCCAGTTGTCCGCGATCTCGGTAATCGCCATCAATCTCATTGCAGTCCTCGCTGGCATGCGTGAGATTGGATCGTTCTGGCCGGCTACGCTTGCTACACCGGAGGCGGAGCTTCAACGTGCGCTCGCGATCTCAGCTTTTCTCATGGCCTATGGCGCGATTCTGCTGGCTGTCGGGTTCTGGAAGCGCAGCTCATTTGTTCGCTGGCAGGCGCTGCTCCTGCTGGTCGTCACCATCGGTAAGACCTTCCTCTACGACATGCGGAACCTCAGCCAGGGATACCGGGTGGTCAGTTTTCTCGGATTGGGCATCCTATTGATGGCGGTCAGCTTCGCGTACCAGAAGGACTGGCTGTCGCTGCGCGAGCAGAATACACAACATAAAGCTCAGAAGGCGGGAAGCAGCCAGTGA
- a CDS encoding response regulator, whose translation MTEQPQHQVLIVDDDLLIRELIELLLSRRGFAVHQAASGEEALAILANTEELRPSIVLADMQLPGIAGTTLANGLRTLLGSGIRILAMSGSQPDEAKLEGFDGFVRKPFRETALNILLGEDVPSSEGVDSPASLPLNEEVYEKLASSMSQMQLTKLYQLCLDDCRRRIDVIRQTAGQNNMDACRKEAHTIKGSCGMVGATEIASLGEFIESHGLVTNPEDALHQMMLACGRLKDQLCARGLSIQW comes from the coding sequence ATGACGGAACAGCCTCAGCATCAGGTCCTCATCGTTGACGATGACCTGCTGATTCGCGAATTGATCGAATTACTGCTGTCCCGCAGAGGATTTGCAGTCCATCAGGCCGCATCGGGAGAGGAGGCTCTTGCCATACTGGCAAACACGGAGGAACTCCGGCCTTCTATCGTGCTTGCCGATATGCAGCTTCCCGGGATTGCGGGAACAACTCTCGCCAACGGACTTCGAACCTTGCTCGGCAGTGGGATACGTATCCTGGCCATGAGCGGAAGTCAGCCGGATGAGGCGAAGCTGGAAGGCTTCGACGGATTTGTGCGAAAACCGTTTCGTGAGACCGCCCTTAACATACTCCTCGGGGAGGATGTGCCATCATCAGAGGGCGTGGACTCCCCGGCTTCTTTGCCCTTGAACGAGGAAGTCTATGAAAAGCTGGCCAGTTCGATGAGCCAGATGCAACTTACAAAACTCTATCAACTCTGTCTGGACGACTGTCGGCGGCGCATCGACGTTATACGACAAACTGCCGGCCAGAATAATATGGACGCCTGCAGGAAAGAGGCGCACACCATCAAGGGAAGCTGCGGTATGGTGGGAGCGACAGAAATTGCATCACTTGGTGAATTTATTGAAAGCCATGGTCTGGTTACGAATCCAGAAGATGCCCTCCATCAGATGATGCTTGCCTGCGGACGCTTGAAAGATCAATTGTGCGCCCGCGGACTCAGCATCCAATGGTAA
- a CDS encoding response regulator transcription factor translates to MKESGKNSADRSNGDARIRVVVADDHPVVRFGVRNMLEHDPAFQIVGEAGDGDEAITQTLDLEPDVLLLDVQMPRLPGLEAMRAIMDRSPRVKIIILTSTVSTQQVIEALQIGARGIVLKDSVAADLTTAMRAVLSGDYWIGGERVMNLVTALNDLMKQAAATPERKTYGLTPRELDVVTCIVEGCSNKDVAKQFAISEETVKRHLSNIFDKTGVSTRLELALFAIAHKLVKLEA, encoded by the coding sequence ATGAAGGAGTCCGGAAAGAATTCTGCCGACAGGTCCAACGGAGATGCGCGCATTCGCGTTGTCGTAGCCGATGATCACCCGGTGGTCCGCTTCGGCGTCCGCAACATGCTGGAGCACGATCCAGCCTTCCAAATTGTGGGAGAAGCAGGGGACGGCGATGAGGCCATCACGCAGACGCTGGACCTTGAGCCCGACGTCCTTCTGCTGGATGTACAAATGCCCCGTCTTCCGGGCCTGGAGGCCATGCGCGCCATCATGGATCGCTCTCCGCGCGTGAAGATCATTATTCTCACAAGCACTGTTTCGACCCAGCAGGTAATCGAGGCCCTGCAGATCGGAGCGCGCGGCATCGTTCTCAAGGACTCCGTCGCAGCCGATCTGACCACCGCAATGCGTGCCGTTCTCTCCGGGGACTACTGGATTGGCGGCGAGCGAGTGATGAATCTGGTGACAGCGCTCAACGACCTGATGAAGCAGGCCGCGGCTACCCCGGAGAGAAAAACCTACGGATTGACACCTCGTGAGCTTGATGTCGTGACCTGCATCGTGGAAGGCTGCAGCAACAAGGATGTCGCCAAACAATTTGCCATCAGCGAGGAGACCGTCAAGCGCCATCTTTCGAACATCTTCGACAAGACCGGCGTCTCGACCCGGCTTGAGCTGGCGCTGTTTGCGATCGCTCACAAACTGGTGAAGCTGGAAGCCTGA
- a CDS encoding YpdA family putative bacillithiol disulfide reductase, whose amino-acid sequence MSEIPLQTEAIVDLAVVGAGPTGLACAIEAQRAGFTAVLIDKGCLCNSLFHYPSNMTFFTTPELLEIGDIPFPSPNQKPNRNEALEYYRKVAEHYQLDVRQYQTVEKVAGSDGNFVLHTVDRFGRPLQHRARKLVIATGYYDLPNSLNVPGEELNKVSHYYHDPHPYFDLDVLVIGGKNSAAIAALDLWRHGARVTLVHRGPEMHRHVKYWILPDINNRIKNGEITAFFSSTVTRITEDTVTLSTPSGDRTLPNQYVFALTGYQPDFRFLEALGVRLDEQNDRCPVCDPQTLESNVPGIYLAGVVIAGERTNEIFIENGRFHGKQIANDLVAKNVSAAAFD is encoded by the coding sequence ATGAGCGAGATACCGTTGCAGACCGAAGCGATTGTAGATCTGGCCGTCGTCGGCGCAGGCCCCACTGGGCTGGCCTGCGCAATCGAGGCGCAGCGGGCAGGCTTCACAGCCGTCCTGATCGACAAGGGCTGTCTCTGCAATTCGCTCTTCCACTACCCGTCAAACATGACGTTCTTCACGACGCCTGAGCTTCTGGAGATCGGAGACATCCCCTTTCCAAGTCCCAACCAGAAGCCCAACCGCAACGAGGCTCTGGAGTATTACCGCAAAGTTGCCGAGCACTATCAGCTCGACGTCCGCCAGTACCAGACGGTGGAAAAGGTCGCGGGAAGCGACGGAAATTTCGTCCTCCACACCGTAGACCGATTCGGCCGGCCGCTGCAACACCGTGCCCGCAAGCTGGTCATTGCCACCGGCTATTACGATCTTCCGAATTCCCTGAACGTGCCCGGAGAAGAACTCAACAAGGTCTCACACTACTATCACGACCCGCACCCATACTTCGATCTGGATGTGCTTGTCATTGGCGGCAAAAACTCCGCAGCAATTGCCGCGTTGGATCTTTGGCGTCACGGCGCCAGGGTGACTTTGGTGCATCGCGGGCCCGAGATGCATCGGCATGTGAAGTACTGGATCCTGCCTGATATCAATAATCGGATCAAGAACGGCGAAATTACGGCCTTCTTCTCCAGCACGGTGACGCGAATTACGGAAGACACGGTCACCCTGTCCACGCCATCCGGCGACCGAACGCTGCCGAATCAATACGTCTTTGCGCTCACGGGCTATCAGCCCGACTTTCGCTTCCTGGAGGCGCTCGGCGTTCGTCTGGATGAGCAGAACGATCGCTGCCCGGTCTGCGATCCGCAGACGCTAGAGAGCAACGTTCCTGGAATCTATCTTGCAGGGGTTGTGATCGCAGGCGAACGCACCAACGAGATCTTTATCGAGAACGGACGCTTCCACGGCAAACAAATCGCAAATGACCTGGTGGCAAAGAACGTCTCTGCAGCGGCATTCGACTAA